The following coding sequences are from one Geodermatophilus normandii window:
- a CDS encoding SIR2 family NAD-dependent protein deacylase produces MTGAVPDPLPEWLTGARRIAVLSGAGVSTDSGIPDYRGPNGVWTRDPDAEKLVTLSYYVADPAIRRKAWRMRADLRAGDVAPNAGHRALVGLEAQGRLRALLTQNVDGLHQAAGSSPDRVLELHGTVHAVECLSCGDRTSMDSALARLDAGEEDPACLACGGILKSATVSFGQALDERVLAAAAEAAADCDVFLAVGTSLVVYPVAGLVEIAAAHGARVVIVNAEPTPYDGLADLVVREPISDALPRLLGTA; encoded by the coding sequence GTGACCGGTGCCGTCCCCGACCCGCTGCCCGAGTGGCTCACCGGCGCCCGGCGGATCGCCGTCCTCAGCGGTGCCGGCGTCTCCACCGACAGCGGCATCCCCGACTACCGCGGCCCGAACGGCGTGTGGACCCGCGACCCCGACGCCGAGAAGCTCGTGACGCTGTCCTACTACGTGGCCGACCCCGCGATCCGGCGGAAGGCGTGGCGCATGCGTGCCGACCTGCGGGCCGGTGACGTCGCCCCGAACGCCGGGCACCGGGCGCTGGTCGGCCTCGAGGCGCAGGGCCGGCTGCGGGCGCTGCTCACCCAGAACGTCGACGGGCTGCACCAGGCCGCGGGCTCCTCGCCGGACCGGGTGCTGGAGCTGCACGGCACCGTGCACGCCGTCGAGTGCCTGTCCTGCGGCGACCGGACGTCGATGGACAGCGCCCTGGCCCGCCTCGACGCCGGCGAGGAGGACCCGGCCTGCCTGGCCTGCGGCGGCATCCTCAAGTCGGCCACGGTGAGCTTCGGCCAGGCGCTGGACGAGCGGGTCCTCGCCGCGGCGGCGGAGGCGGCCGCCGACTGCGACGTCTTCCTCGCCGTCGGGACCTCGCTGGTCGTGTACCCGGTGGCCGGCCTGGTGGAGATCGCCGCCGCGCACGGTGCCCGCGTGGTCATCGTCAACGCCGAGCCCACGCCCTACGACGGGCTGGCCGACCTCGTCGTCCGCGAGCCGATCTCCGACGCGCTGCCACGGCTGCTGGGGACGGCGTGA
- a CDS encoding DUF1772 domain-containing protein, which translates to MTLLVVHLVLTAAYAGFQWTVRAVVYPQFALVPAAAFPAYERAHQRRIPPVVGPLFAGQGITTLWLLAARPEGVPLLPVFAGGVCLAVVLGVTGLLAVPLHRRLGEGFDARVLARLLRVDTVRALAASAGTVVAAWLLLASG; encoded by the coding sequence GTGACGCTGCTCGTCGTCCACCTGGTGCTGACGGCGGCCTACGCCGGCTTCCAGTGGACGGTGCGCGCCGTCGTCTACCCGCAGTTCGCCCTGGTGCCGGCCGCGGCGTTCCCCGCCTACGAGCGGGCGCACCAGCGGCGGATCCCGCCCGTGGTCGGCCCGCTGTTCGCCGGGCAGGGGATCACCACGCTGTGGCTGCTGGCGGCCCGGCCCGAGGGGGTCCCGCTGCTGCCGGTCTTCGCGGGCGGCGTGTGCCTGGCCGTCGTCCTCGGCGTCACCGGCCTGCTGGCCGTGCCGCTGCACCGGCGGCTGGGGGAGGGCTTCGACGCCCGCGTGCTCGCCCGGCTGCTGCGGGTGGACACCGTCCGCGCGCTCGCGGCCAGCGCCGGGACGGTCGTGGCCGCGTGGCTGCTGCTCGCCAGCGGCTAG